TTAAATACAAAGATTGAAAATTCTCGCGTCATCATACAAGGCTTTGGAAACGCCGGCAGTTACATAGCAAAGTTTTAGTTTTTATATGACAAGGGAGCAGCAGTAGTCGGAATTAGTGATGTTCTAGGGGCTTTATATAATCCAGACGGTCTATCGATTCCAGAACTGAGTGATCGAAGAGACAGCTTTGGAATGGTGACGAACCAATTTAAAAACACAATTACGAACGAAGAATTACTGGAAAAAGAATGCGATATACTTATTCCAGCAGCTATTTCTAATCAAATCACTGCCCGTAATGCAGACCGTATTCAAGCAAGAGTAGTAGTTGAAGCGGCTAATGGTCCGACCACTCCGGAAGCCACTGACATTTTAACCGAAAAAGATGTTCTGTTAATTCCTGATGTTTTGGCAAGTTCCGGTGGTGTAATTGTTTCCTACTTTGAATGGGTGCAGAATAACCAGGGATATTATTGGTCCGAAGAAGAGGTTGAGCAGAACCTCCACCGCAAAATGGTTCAGTCATTTCATCAAGTATATGAGACATCCTCTCGTTATAAAACAGACATGCGAACAGCTTCCTATATTGCAGGAACAAGAAAAATGGCGGAGGCTGCCCTTTTTCGCGGGTGGGTGTAATTTAACTTTTTTTATAGGAGGGAAGTTAAACAGTTCATCGCACTACTTCAACCTGTGAAAACAAAATCAGATTAAGAAAATTACTCTTATGGGTGACCAATGAGGCTGTCTCAAAAGATTAGTTTAGGTTATGAAAACCATTTGTTGAGACTGACTTATGGGACAGCTCCATTGACCCGCTTTTTGCCCATTATAAATAGTTATTATAAGATTTCCAGATAAACCTTCCAGCAAAGTATGAAAATGTGTTCAAAGAAGTTCTTTTAGTACATTCGTTGATTTATGAAAAGCAGTCAGCGGGTCCATCGTGTAGTCTTCTAACTCCAGGCTGACAGGACCGTCATAACCATTCATCCGGAGAACGGTAAAAAATTCTTTCCACCATATCACATCGTGGCATATCCTATTGCTGCAAAATTCCATGATCTATTCGAAAAGGAATGAACCGATTTCGTATCAAGAGAGCCTTCCGTTTCTAAAATGCCCTTTTCAAGTCGCGTGTCTTTGGCATGAACATGATAGATGGCATTTCCTAAAGAACGTACAGCCATGATGGGGTCTCCTCCCATCCAGAATAGGTGGCTTGGATCAAAATTCATTCCAACCATTTCACCTACGTGATCTCTTAAACGCATTAATGTTTCTCTGTTATAAACGAGCTGAGAGCCATGGTTTTCCAATGCGATTTTTTCAATTCCATGGTTCTTTGCCTCTTGAACAGTCTTTTCCCAATAGGGAAGCGCCACTTCTTCCCATTGCCAGTTTAAGATTTCGGAGTTGATGGGAGGCAAGCTGGTTGTGATCCAATTGGGCGTTGTTTCACCAGGACCTCCTCTAGGAAGCCCTAACATCATTATTATAGTACTTATGCATAGAAGTTCTGCAAGACGGAATTTTTTTCTACACCTAGCTGGTGGTGTCTCCCACTATCGTTTGGAGCTAATTGATTGCCAGAACAATTTAGAGCTTCCATTTTTAATCCACGTTTTTTTAACTCATCTAGAAAGCGCTCTCTTTGAATGGAGCTGTTAAGCAGTTCATCTACATTAAGATGCGGTGCCTCAGACCAATTACCAGTTGCAAATTCTAAAACTTCGCAGCCGGCGGCTTCAGCTGTATTTATCATTTTTTCAAATGACATGTAATCTAAACTAGTAACCAAACTCATCCGTATTGTTAAAACTCCTTATATATTTAAATTGTAACTTTCAATCCTGAATCTATTGACTGGTGGCAAGCTTTAAGTACTTTCATATTATTTATGCTGCTAGATGTTGAATAAGAAGGTTCGGTTTCTGTCATGACACAGTCAGAGAAATGTTCTACTCCCATTGTATATTGGTTTTCAACGATAATTTCCTTTCGAAAACGAATAACTTTTTTGACCATGCTCTATCTTCTTGCAAGTATGGTGTGAAATTACCAATTGTTCTGGAATGTCTCCATCGGAATACCTCATGTGTATACAAATACGTGAAGCAAGGCAGTTATTAATGGAAACAGGCCTTTCCGTTAAACGTATCAGCCAACGTCTTGTATTTTCTTCAGCTGGATATTTCAGTCGTACCTTTCGTTCGTCATGGAGGTATCTCCCTATCAATTCAGAAAGGATAAAAAAATACATAGTATAAATCTATTTCTTATAAAAACAAGCCCTATTGAACCAGTTCAAACATAATTTAAGGTTAAGATTGGTATGAAAGAAGAACCATTTGATACTGTTAACCGCTTAACTAAAACGTTTATAAAGCAGAGCTAGTGTTATTCATCCCTTTCATAGAATTATTGGAAAGTATTTGTTAGAAAAGTGTTGCAACTTTTTGAAAATATATGCTACTATTAACTCACATTTAGTGAAAGCGCTTTACCTATCTTAGAGTGCTTGTCTTCGTAGAATCAACTTCATTTTAAAAGAAGGAGGGTTGAATCTTTCATTTATTTTATTATGAAAGCGCTATTTTATTATAAATGCTTTTAAAAAAGGTAGTCTATTAAGAATTTTCCTTCCTATTATTTTTTGGAATTTTTAATTTTTTTAGTTTTTGAGAAAGCGCTTATCTTGTTTACTGTTGATATTTTTAAGGGG
This DNA window, taken from Alteribacillus bidgolensis, encodes the following:
- a CDS encoding helix-turn-helix domain-containing protein produces the protein MSPSEYLMCIQIREARQLLMETGLSVKRISQRLVFSSAGYFSRTFRSSWRYLPINSERIKKYIV